From the Octadecabacter antarcticus 307 genome, one window contains:
- a CDS encoding DUF2333 family protein, which produces MGLSLAIIVNYGVFGLMKHEVDANPEFQAIVAPANGSAAVATAAALLDRELNVHGWTPNDPFFAPSGILDNMPNFQIGVINAVGRFSFEMLDQIGRRSGSSSADPDLERASGFLQYPPNIWLWEPSTSFLPSVPSERQYLQGLAALQSYNTRLARGQAEFELRNDTLAAALSRISDDLGSQTSLIDQAQDTGWWMFSQAADDVFYQNKGMLYAYDVILESLGEDYVKVIDENNLGQIWGQAMDSLRLGSQLRPAIVLNGNLDRSIFANHLALQGFFMKRAILQLEEVIGVLAI; this is translated from the coding sequence GTGGGACTTTCGCTCGCGATCATAGTCAACTACGGCGTTTTCGGCCTTATGAAACATGAGGTTGATGCCAATCCTGAGTTTCAGGCCATCGTTGCACCTGCGAATGGCAGCGCTGCCGTCGCAACTGCCGCCGCCCTGCTGGACCGTGAGTTAAACGTACATGGCTGGACACCCAACGATCCGTTTTTCGCGCCGTCTGGGATTCTTGACAATATGCCGAATTTCCAGATTGGCGTGATCAATGCAGTAGGCCGCTTCAGTTTTGAGATGTTGGACCAGATTGGTCGCAGGAGCGGCTCGTCCAGCGCCGATCCCGATCTTGAGCGCGCCTCGGGCTTCTTGCAATACCCGCCCAATATCTGGCTTTGGGAGCCGTCAACCTCTTTCCTTCCTTCAGTCCCGTCTGAGCGCCAATACCTTCAGGGGCTTGCAGCACTTCAAAGCTACAATACCCGCCTTGCACGCGGTCAGGCGGAGTTCGAACTACGCAACGATACGCTTGCCGCCGCGCTTTCGCGCATCTCTGACGACCTTGGATCGCAGACCTCGCTTATTGATCAGGCTCAAGACACCGGATGGTGGATGTTCAGCCAAGCTGCCGACGACGTATTTTACCAGAATAAGGGGATGCTTTACGCCTACGACGTCATTCTCGAGTCACTGGGCGAGGATTACGTCAAGGTCATCGATGAGAACAACCTCGGCCAGATCTGGGGGCAGGCCATGGACAGTCTCCGGCTGGGATCGCAGCTGCGTCCCGCCATTGTGCTGAACGGAAATCTCGACAGATCCATCTTTGCCAACCACCTCGCTCTGCAGGGTTTCTTTATGAAACGCGCGATTCTGCAGCTTGAAGAAGTGATTGGCGTGCTGGCCATCTGA